GTAGGTCGCTCCACCGGAGGATGACCCTAAGCAGCTGTACATCGCCATGACCTCCGACAGAGGTAAGATTATACATGTATattctctttttttaaggacTTCGTCTTTGAGACTACATTGCCCTGTCCCGTAAAATCAcaaggcttcttgttttatccacaatgaAGTTAtgggcggtcgaaattggcctcaATTGCTTCGAAAAAGGAATGGTACAGCCATGGCCCCATTTATTTCCGTACTCGGCGGGGAACTGCCGTACCCCAGTAGTTATGCACTAATTTGAAACGTACGAATACGAACTTATGGTCTATTCACCCAAGTCCTGTCTAATTCAGTCGATTTCTAGGTCACCCCGTTTTATATGTAGGTAGCCTATTTAGCATCCTTTTATACCCCTGTTACCAGCCACAGATGTAGAACAAACCTATGTCCAGATTTAGTTCTAGATAAACCTAAAAACGTGACTCGATACGCCCGCATACTGAAATGCTGCGCAATCTTAAGTTTCACTTAAATatcatagcttagtatcagtggaaactatTACAGAATtcgatagggacagaactacatCTTTGAAAGCCTCTTAAAATTGattagcgtttgagtattcgaatACTCAAAAGCTACTCAATATTTAAGATCGCTCTTACCCGTAAAATACCTAGTTACACATGTCATTCTTATTATGGATTTCTTTATACCCCATTTTAATGACAGAGATTCCCAGCacagatatttaagtacaaactCATGTCCAATTGTAGTATCTATATTGACCTCTGACTTCGTGACTATAAGACTTATAACATGACCAGGTCTGTGCGGCGCCGTCCACACCGGTGTATCGAAGGTGATCCGCACGCGGCTGAGCGAGCCCGGCGCGGAGAACATCAAGGTCATCTGCGTGGGAGACAAGTCGCGCGGCATCCTGCAGCGACTCTACGGCAAGCACATCATCAGTGTTTGTAACGAGGTCAGTTTGTAAAGCCAATGTTTGCcaacaggcgagatagcggtcaaatGTCGTCacatctaatattaaaaaacctACGAAACTTTGTAGAAAATTCTTGACAAGTTACGACTTGTCAATTTTGCCTGAAATGTCCATTTTCTTGCACATTTGTTACCTAAATCTGTAAATTCGTCTGCATAAAACGTAAGTATGTGATATAAGAAATTGGTTTGTTGTATCTAGCTGTGAGTCTTAGCCTAAGAATGGCTGCATAAGATTCCGCCATATTTACCCTCCACAACTCAACAACAGGATTAGTTGATTACCGAGATTCTTGGTCAGCAAAACAAAGTTGGTgagttacaatatttttgggCCTCGGACGAACCACGACCTGAACCTGTTCTGTGAAGCTTCGGGTAGCCAGAAACCATTGTCCTACTATCCACTACTAAACTTACGCCTCCCCCAATTCAGATTACCTGGTTGCACCAAAAAATcatcaagccttttatccccaaagggctaggcagaggtgcacatacatTCTAGCAAATAATGCCACAAATAATACCCACTTCTCACAACTTATGactaagtctcatgtaataggaggttgagcctattgccaccaAAAAACTTAGCTAACAAAATGTTGGTATTCCAGATCGGCCGCCTGCCCCCGACCTTCAACGACGCGTGCAAGATCGCGAGCGCCATCCTGGAGTCTGGCTACGAGTTCGCGTCCGGCAAGATCATCTACAACAAGTTCCGCTCTGTAGTGTCCTACCAGCAGTCCGACCTGCCACTCTTCAGCCAGAAGGCTGTTGAGGTGAgattagaatagaatagaatacttTATTTGCAAAGAATGTAGGTACAGATTATTAGGTGATACAAAGTTAAAAGCCCCTTTTACATTTTACCTGAATTGgcatgcattatttatttagcttatCATTTCTTGAGAGCAAGGGTCTTCTAGAAGGTGTATGCTGATTGAAGCTCACTGTAGTTCTGTAGGTATAAAATGTCAAGACTTATGTAAGTGAGGTGCTTTGGACTTTCAAGTTACAGTTTACTTTGAGTTTCAACTTCActacaaaatttcatcatttTGTTAACCCTTCGTATTCGAACGCAGAACTACGcgaaacacaatgtgttttccattgttgtcttatatacgagaggttaaatATGTTGTGTGGACTACCAAAAACTAATACTGTTTTTATTCCATTACAGAACGCCCCCAAGCTCGCGACCTACGACTCGTTGGACGCTGACGTGATCCAATCCTACATGGAGTTCTCGCTCGCCTCGATGCTGTTCTACGCCCTGAAGGAGGGAGCCTGCTCCGAGCAGTCCTCCCGCATGACTGCCATGGACAACGCGTCCAAGAACGCCGGAGAGATGATTGACAAACTGACGCTGACGTTCAACAGGACCCGCCAAGCCGTCATCACCAGAGAACTCATTGAGATCATCTCCGGTGCCGCTGCCCTCGACTAAACATTCTAACACTCGTTTTGCTGAGATATTTCTAGTACTGCCTCCTAGTTACTGTAGAATTTACTTCTTAATAAAACGCGGGCGTTGTTGGGACGTTAGACACGTatcttttatttgattgttgtaaggaaaaacttagataaaacgtgTTTAAGTTTAGGAatcgcgatatttcaaatcgaaaatatttgtttgtaagaaaagaaaaaatacgtgtctaatgtttttaaGTAATCTTTCAGACGGGCTTTAGAAATGGAAAGAATTGAgatcaaaatatattacaagTGAATTCTACATAGCAATAGTGTATATCAAGTTTCGGCGCATTTATCTATCGTgaattttcaaatcaaattgtTTGATCTCAACAAAACGATGTGCAAATGAATCTgatcaatatttattaaccgTTTCATGCAAAATAGTTGTACATACGATGCCGACATTCCCGAACGAGCGTCCTGTATTGACGCGGAAACTCACGCAAATATATCGCTTCACTGGCTTCAACACCTTCCACTGATGTACAGGATACTCAtcgatttactttttttttttaattccgtGCTGTTCacgaaatattgttatgtaaggATACAGTGGTGGCTAGCAATTAAATACCATTTTAGAAGATTttgcgttttatttatttaccatttgTACCATTTTGCAAAACCGTCACGGTCACTCAACGGCAATACCGAGATacccgactagtttcaagcaacgCTAAGGCTcaactcacaccgaaagagcggcgaagggcaACCAAGCGAAGCGCAGTTTCAGTGCACtatgaatttgaactttattttcattactatACCACTTAATATTGCATAAGCCGGCCGGCCGATGGCCACGGCGCCGCGGGAATTCCGACGAATTCCACAAACGGAACCGTTCGACTGCGCGGGAAGTCCCGAGGATGCTCGAGCTGTCGCTGGAAGTCCCGACAATGCTCGAGCAGTCGCAAGCGGCCGCTGGCAATATCCTGCCGCTCGCACCCGCTCCCCGCATGCGTCGTTGCCCGCGAGCATTCGAATTCATTCCTTGCAGTGTCACGAATACAGAAAGGATAGAAATGGACGAAGAAAAGcttatttattaagtttccTCGAGTTTGTTGGAAGTAAACTGCGCATAGAGAGCGAGCGAGCCGTGATATCATCGCGGGTGGGCTCGAGAAGGCGCGCGGATTTCCGCGACTGCTCGAGAAGGCGCGCGGATTTCCGCGACTGCTCGAGAAGCCGCTGCGCTTAGCTTAGTtgcccttcgccgctctttTGGTGTGAGTTGACCCTAAGGGCTCATAATCATGTGTAACACCGCGTTGTGATACGCATACCGCATACTGTTACTGTCACGCTCAACAGCAACACTCAACGTATATTGTTGGTGTTAAGAAAAGAAATACTTGGGctgtataataggtactggtatatttatacaacggattataaaaatgtatgagaaaaatatgaggaaaagaaaacaaaagaataatttttatgcgCGCGACGCGCGCATGATGCTTGTACAGCTGCTCGGGCGAAAGTGGCGGGCGAGTCGCGATCTTCCCTTTGATGCCGTCACTTTTTCCGTCGCCAGccagcaaacaaaaagtatttatacgtAAGGTTTTATGTTCGTTCAGACGTTTCCGAACAGTTGGTACTATAggtaccaaaacccaggcgtgtctattctcagccaaacggagtcaatttcccctggctcctactttccgaattGTATCCGATagcggatcatcttgagcttctagGCGAAAAGCCAATAACTCGCGAAGCAGTTTCCACCCGCGCCCGCTGCGGTGGCGGAAtggagttttattttcaaaactcaAGAGACCGTAGTTTTAACCCAGTTGCCGCGGTTGTGATTGAACGTTAAACCACCAAGTTCAAGACCACCAAAgatatatacaaaaaataaatatacttactactactacacagaatatttaaaaacgGTTCTTGATGCATCTACCGTAATCATTAGACCATTGAGTTAAATCAGAGCGGTCGCCCGCTGACCAACCGCAGAGCGCGCGGGTGCAAACCGCCGCGGCTGCGGAATCGCGCCGGTGCAGCGGGACCCGCAAACGCCGCGGGTGTAgcgtttttttatatagatatcTGTATTCTAGAAAGGCTATGGGCCCGCCACCGCGGTGAGTGCGGGAGAAAATCGCCTCATGAGTTCTTAGCCTCACTCTGACGCCTACACTCACTCAACTTCGGCTCTTTATAGAGTCAAAGGCGCATCTGTAGGAAGTTAGGTACCTATCCTAtggagggtgagacggtacttcacgcCAAATCAACTGCCGAGTCTGTACCAAAAGCAGGTCCGCTCCAGTATAGAGTACCTACTGTTCCCACCTTTGGGTCGGCTTGGCTAAATACCAGCTCGATGCGCTAGAACACATCGAAAAGCGTGCCAaaaagctcatcaatgatgatgcgcttgtggaggcccggcttcaaagcttCGAACACAAGCGCAAAGTTGCAAGCCTTTCCCTGTTTTACCGGATACTTGGAACTTGAtttcccctagtcctttccatcatcgaaccacaagacagtcggcgaagcgccaccgcttcatggtagatatctcACCCACttgcacgaagcgcttcgcttttAAGGTTCCGTGTGCGAATTGCTAAGGTGTGGAATTCTTTGCTGGAGT
This genomic interval from Spodoptera frugiperda isolate SF20-4 chromosome 14, AGI-APGP_CSIRO_Sfru_2.0, whole genome shotgun sequence contains the following:
- the LOC118279259 gene encoding ATP synthase subunit gamma, mitochondrial, which codes for MLGRAAPGVCQVVALANQQQNRNMATLKAISIRLKSVKNIQKITQSMKMVSAAKYTRAERDLKAARPYGEGAVQFYERAEVAPPEDDPKQLYIAMTSDRGLCGAVHTGVSKVIRTRLSEPGAENIKVICVGDKSRGILQRLYGKHIISVCNEIGRLPPTFNDACKIASAILESGYEFASGKIIYNKFRSVVSYQQSDLPLFSQKAVENAPKLATYDSLDADVIQSYMEFSLASMLFYALKEGACSEQSSRMTAMDNASKNAGEMIDKLTLTFNRTRQAVITRELIEIISGAAALD